In Papaver somniferum cultivar HN1 chromosome 1, ASM357369v1, whole genome shotgun sequence, a genomic segment contains:
- the LOC113301959 gene encoding protein NOI4-like encodes MSDKGRPLPKFGEWDVNDPASAEGFSVIFNKARDERKAGNKPDSPGKDETSLYNKPRPVTGKPQSKKWFCCVQPAYADS; translated from the exons ATGTCG GACAAAGGTCGGCCATTGCCAAAGTTTGGTGAATGGGATGTCAATGATCCTGCTTCAGCTGAGGGATTCAGTGTGATTTTTAACAAGGCCAGGGACGAAAGAAAGGCAGGCAACAAGCCTGACTCACCAGGAAAGGATGAAACTTCTCTGTATAACAAACCTAGACCAGTTACAGGCAAACCTCAGTCT AAAAAATGGTTCTGCTGCGTGCAACCTGCGTATGCGGATTCTTGA